Part of the Candidatus Obscuribacterales bacterium genome, GCTACAACCAGGGATGGTGTGCTTGGTCTATCCTGATGGGCAGATTGTAGTATCCGTTAATACCGAGCCGGAGCATACACCGGAGTAGTTTGCGATACAGGACAAGAAAAGTATTCGCCTGTTACGACAAATTACGCACTTCGGAAGGGATAACTTCCGAGATCTGGCCGAAGAACTTCATCGATTCTGAAACGATAATAGACGTAATGAAGCTTGAGATCTTTGGGGGCTACAGATCTCACAGAAGAACCCGGTGATTTCGCCGGGTTTTTTATTGGGACAAAATAGCCAAATGGTCTCTGCTCCGCTAGAGTAGCGATCGCAGCACGTTAAAGGGCAGGGATGCCAACGAACATGGACGCGATGAATGACCCAGGAGCCGAGACTCCTGATTTTATGCATATTCCCGTGTTAAGCCGGGAGTTGATTGAGGGAATCGACGTGCAGGCGGGTGGGCATTATTTAGATGCGACGGTGGGTGGCGGCGGCCATAGTCAACTCATCCTTGCCGTACCCGAAACCCGAGTCACCGGTATTGATCAAGATGCCCAAGCGATCGCAGCGGCCCAGGAACGATTAGCCGAGTATGGCGATCGCTTTCAGGTTTGGCACGGCAACTTTGCTCAGTTTGATCCCGGGGAGATGCAGTTTGACGGCATCATTGCCGACCTTGGGGTTAGTTCTGCCCAGTTTGACATGCCCGAGCGTGGCTTTAGCTTTCGCCATGCCGCTCCCTTAGATATGCGCATGGATCAACGGCAGTCCCTGACAGCGGCCGAGATTATCAACACCTGGGATGAAAAGCCTTTGGCCAATGCCATCTATCTCTATGGCGAAGAACGGCGATCGCGCCAAATTGCCCGCCGGATTGTTGAGCGCCGCCCCTTTGAAACCACCACAGACCTAGCTGAAGCGATCGCCTACTCCGTGCCCAAAGCTTATCGCTA contains:
- the rsmH gene encoding 16S rRNA (cytosine(1402)-N(4))-methyltransferase RsmH, which translates into the protein MPTNMDAMNDPGAETPDFMHIPVLSRELIEGIDVQAGGHYLDATVGGGGHSQLILAVPETRVTGIDQDAQAIAAAQERLAEYGDRFQVWHGNFAQFDPGEMQFDGIIADLGVSSAQFDMPERGFSFRHAAPLDMRMDQRQSLTAAEIINTWDEKPLANAIYLYGEERRSRQIARRIVERRPFETTTDLAEAIAYSVPKAYRYGRIHPATRTFQALRIVVNRELESLETFLAIAPHWLKPGGRIGIISFHSLEDRLVKHTLRNTESLKVLTKKPIIPQEDEVEVNVRSRSAKLRFAQKQS